GTTCAGTTTCCCAACACCAATTTCTTCAATCACCAAGGAAGATGCTTCGGCCATTAAGATCCAAGCTTACTTCAGGGGACATCTTGTATGCCATCTTATCCCAGCAATTAATTATACttagtacatttttttttatatatataatggtgGCACTAATGTTAGAACATATGACCATATTCATGTTATCTAAATGTCAACCGGGTTAGCAATAATAAGATTTAAACCTATAATTTCGTACAAATTATCCAAAAACTCGCATCGATCATTAAGCCAATATTGGTTATTAACTAGAATAGAagataatttaatcttcattatACAATCATATAATTAACTTGGTTATTAATTTGACAGGCCAGACGAGCATATAAGGCTTTGAAGAGCCTAGTGAAGCTGCAAGCATTAGTTCGTGGGGTGTGGGTGAGGAAACAATCACGTATAGCAATGCAGTGTATGCACGCACTTGTACGATTACAAGTCAGGGTTCGTGCGAGGCAGCTCCTAGGTAGCTTTGATAAGGAACGACCTACTAATTTACAAAGTCAAAATGTATAGTCTTCTCCGTGtccaaatttattctttttttgtccAAAGTTATTCTtactttaatttatatgtaaacATTCACAAGAAGAGAGTTCAATAATTTGGGGATTTCAAtactgttaattttttaatcaatcaaattatatgtcatcttctttttaattattttaaactaatccttgattattatttttaaaaattttaaaattttaatttttttaaattaaaaatatgattaaagataactttaaaagtctaaatcctaatttttttagttacttttaatatttttaataaaacacatgtttaagaaacaataataagatatttttaaacataaatcccaaaatattttttataaaaaatattgaaaataacaaaatattttaaggttCATATTTCTAAAGTtatctttaatcatattttttaatttaaaaaagttacaatttaaaaaaaaatcaaggactaatttaaaaaacaaaaataattaataagaatatAACATGTAATttgattagttaaaaaattaataatatcaaaattgcCCAAATTATCGAGGGCCCGATAGAAAC
The Glycine max cultivar Williams 82 chromosome 16, Glycine_max_v4.0, whole genome shotgun sequence genome window above contains:
- the IQD56 gene encoding protein IQ-DOMAIN 14 yields the protein MGVPQKWFRNIVRGRFLRSSNKDIVLVLPRTSICTNECEEAMLRNEEFSFPTPISSITKEDASAIKIQAYFRGHLARRAYKALKSLVKLQALVRGVWVRKQSRIAMQCMHALVRLQVRVRARQLLGSFDKERPTNLQSQNV